Genomic DNA from Caloenas nicobarica isolate bCalNic1 chromosome 18, bCalNic1.hap1, whole genome shotgun sequence:
TGAACTTTGTCTTCTGCGAGACTGGAATAAATagttttctatttcattaatACTTGTAAACTTGTATGAGAGAGCTGGATGGAAGGTGCTATAGAGAAACCAGGTGTTTAGTGTCTTGGTTTTCTTACTCTCATCACAGAGGAGTGAACTGGAATTGAGTTcaggcagggagagaagaaggCTAAAAAGGGCCAGACCTGTAAATAAGATTAAAGTATCGTGGTttagaaaactgaagtttttcCATCCTTAAAGCGGAACTTTACCCGCCCTACATGGAACGACTGGTATTTCCATCTCCAATCCATGAAACCTCTCTGGCACTGCAGGAGAAATAACTTTAGGAAGACACAGAACTGGCATCACCCCTGACATTTTTGTCGTAAATTTACTTTCTCCATCCTGTTATGCACATCCTTAGGGAACTGGGGACCAAATGACCATAACTGGGTTTCAGGCTTCTGCCTTGTCCTTTCTGTTATGACAAGGCACTGGGACAACCCTTGTTCGTACGGTTGTTTACTTAAAAAATGGAGCAAAGGTCCCTTTCCCAGGAGCTTAGAAACTTGCAGACTCATCCAAAGTCCTTTGGAATCCAGACAAGCTCTAGAGCTATTCCTGGGGtggggaaaagcaaaatgcttgGTATGATGTGATGGTAATTGTGGCTTTCTTGCTCCTCTGTGTGCTGAATTTAATACTCTTGGTAGTTTCCAGTTGTGGAAGGTGTTTATGTGGCAGGTTTTCACAGTTGGTGTTTGGGTTGGTAGATGTCAGGAAGCTCATTGCTCAAAGAAAAACCAGCCCTGTCTCTGAATCACCTTCTGGCCCAGAACAGTTTATTCAAAGAATATTTGCTGTCTCAAACCTCCCTCTTCTGGAACACTCATTTGAAGGCATCAGCCcttgtttttaaatacctgAGTGTCTTGGATGGGAACTGTAGTTGCCGAAAGACAGGTGCTGGACTGAGAACTGCTCCTTATGAAATACATTGATTTTCATATGGGCTGGGCAACTTGGGGTCAGACTTCCCAGCAATGTCGTGTCCTGGATTTTAAACCAGACCCAGAGAGGACCTTCACTACGGCAAAAGGCTGGGCATCTCCAATCGGTTAGAAAAGTGAAGCGTGTGTGATCCAAGCTCAGGTTAAGAGTGGGCTAAATCCACCCTTGTTTTGACACTTAGTCACACATTTCACCCCTACTTGCTGCCCCAGGCCTCTCTTTAGCCCTGTGTGTGTTTTACAGGGTTGACTCTGTCCCTGATGCTCCAGGCATGTTCTCTGCTCTGGGAGCCTGTGGAGCCCAGAATTGCCAGGAGATGGAGCAGCTCTGAGCGCAGGTGTCGGTGGGTGAATGGATGAGCTGTTCTGAGCCAAACCCTGGTGCCATTGAGGTCAGAGACAGAAGTCCTCATACCTTTGGTGACAACAGGgtttcacagaaccacagaatgtcctcagtggaagggacccacaaggctcgagtccatctcctctccctgcGCAGggcaaccccaaaattcacaccgcGTTTGCTGTAGGTCTGACTAAAAGTGATGCATCTTACGTGTTCAATGGCGGCTTCCCTTCCTGGACCTCTTGGTGGGGAGCTTGCAGGTGCGGAGCGCCGGGGTGTCCCTGATGGACTGTCCCCGGTACTGCGCTGGTGTGGAGCAGGTCTCGTCGGTGCGGGTGCGATTGCCCTTGAGCCACCTGGGACACGGGGGAGAAGACCAGGAGTTTACAGGAGGTACAAACCGTCAGATGATGCTTCAGCATCCTCCTTGTGCCTGGCACAGCTCGGGGGGACCTCCCTTGAGGGGCCCCCAAGGAGACCTCAGGGAAGGGGTGAGGGAAGGGTGCGCGGTGCCGTACTTGCGCAGATGTGCCAGCTGGCAATTGCAGTGCCAGGCGTTCCTGGAGAGCGTCAGCGTCTCCATTTTGTCGAAGGGGAAGTTGCGGGGCAGCTGGGTGAGCCGGTTGTTCTCCAGGTGAGCAGTCTTCAGCGCGGTCACGCCGGCGAACGCGTTGTCTGCAAACTAGAGCACAAAGGTTTTCTGGTGAAGAGCGCTGAGTTAGGGACAGGGACTTCAGACCTGTGTGCCTCCGTTCAAGACTTTTAGTGGTATAAGCAtggaaagagcatgagaaagagcGGTGGGTTGGGTCCTGGCTTACTGGAAGCTCTGGACACCTAAGAGAGGCATCAGGCTGGTGGGCTCATGGGTGATGGAGTCTCCTGCCTGAAAAGAGATGCATCCCAAACCCATGCAGGATTGTCTTTGCAGACACATCCCTAAATAGAGTGAAGTCTGGCACCCTCCTTTATTTTTGAGCCATGCTTCTCTGTTCtaaatgaagatattttctgtgtgtgttccTTTCCAAGGCTGGAAATCCTCCCAGCGCCTGTTACCTAGCCTGTCCTGGAACGGCTGAAGGAGGGAGTGTTTGTGGCGTCTGAAGGGGCTGTAGACTTTGGCAGTGCCGGGGGCTCCGAGTGGAAAGTTACACTTGGCATCCAAGCAGTGTAGAAATAGAGGCGGGTTTCCAGCACCTCAACCTCCTCCgtgtgttggtggtggtttttttttttttttcatttccagtggGTTGTTTGCAAGGAATGCTGCAAGATTTGTCTTTTCTCCATCAATGAGCAGGCTTTAAGGGCAAGCTTCCCTTAAGAAAGCTGccaaaaagaggagagaggctgtagacccagctctgcagccccttcctctcctccctgtggTCTCACCTCTGGCTTTTCTCAACCCACGGTTACTCAGGTTGGAAAGTTTCTTCTTGAAAGCAAACTTCAACACAAACTTCAAACCTCAACACATACTTCATTGTGGTGATGAACCGGAGAAGGGGACACTGACGAAGCACAAAGCTCCTCTTGGTTATGACAAACCGTTTCTCCCTCTTCTCAAAGCAGGGGAAAGCTTTCTTTAAAGGGTGGAGAGGAGACTCGCTAGGTCTACCAGAACCCCCTCCAGTCAAAGACCTGTGCCCCATTTCTGGCCAGAAGCTTGCACTTCAGACGGGACCATCAGGCTCTCTGCAAGCTCTCAAAGCTGGAAAGACTGACAGAGGAAATGCAGTATTTTAAGCTGGGAACTTTTGTCATCATCCAAATTAAGCAACGTTGGACGGGATTAGAGCTTAGCTAAGAGATTCCCAGAGTACCATAGCTGTTGGTCAGCCGGCTGTGCTGACCTCTGTGCTCCAGAAGTGATAGCGGAGCTGCTCGGAGTGATGCTGGCACGCCGTGCGGCGGGGCGGCAGCTCCGCTTTGGACAGTGCTGTACTGTCCCAGCTGCTCATTCCTTTCCCAGCGCCAGGAGAAGAGTTCGCatctgctgggagcagctgccgTGCTGTCTGCCAGAGCATGCGCTTGTGAAGAaatgggtgatttttttttttttttttttttttccccttatttagGTGGAGGATTTctgctgtaatttattttgcaataaatATATAGATAGGGGTGTATGCAAAGCTCCCAGGATCTGCATTGCCTGGTTTCTGCTTGTTCTGCTCAACTGCAATACAGGCTAGGACAGCTTTGTGGGGAAGGGTTTGCTCTTGATCAGCTCTAAAATCCTGCAGCCGTCCAGGGAACAACGAATGACAGTATTTTTGTGAAGCAGAATGAGCTGCAGTAAAGATGCCAGCAGCATTTAAAGTATTTGGTAATGATTTCCCAGGTCATGAGGCCTCTGTGATTAGATGTCTCCCAACAGTGCAAAGTTCACGTGTGGGCCATTTGGATATGAGACCTTTGAGGATTTAGAGAGGAAACCCTGAGCTGGGATGAgaggtttgttttcctgaaaaagaatGCAAGCTCTACAGCTGCAGAAGCCCCCCCATTAGTGCTGATCCTTTAAACTGGTGCCTTACTGGGCTAGTGTGGTGGAAAGGAGGCATCTGGCTGCAGAAGATTCTTTAAAGGTCTCGTCCACAGGTGGTCACTAAACAGAAGAAAGTCTTTTTTGCTGGGTGGAATTGTTAACTGAAGCACCTCAGCATTGTGAGTTAGTCTAATTTCTGCAACATATAACCTGGGATTGTCTCTACAGCTGGTACAACAGTTTAGATGTAATTTTTGACTTGTGTATGGTGAAAGTGCCTTAAAACTGAGTCTACAGAAGTGCTGCAACAGCATGTCTAGGGTCTTGCCTAGAGAGGTCAGTAGATTGTTTTGAAGTGCCGAGTTTGCTTTACTCCCATCCTGTAGAGGTTAGTGCTGAGAGTGGGAAAGGGCTTAAATACTGACTGGGTCCTACTGAGCTGGTTTAGGTAGTGGTGTTCTCCACCTGGGCAAACTGTAACTTTTGGGTTTGAGCGTTTTGGGATGCTATACCCCCTTGAAAACTGCTGTGATCTATTCCTGGTAGTTTTCAGGTGATCAGCTCATCCCTGTGGGTACTTTAAGTTGCTTTGTTGCTCAGaaattcccttttccttcaCATCTCCCTGCACGTGGAGGCTGTTGCTTTGCTGTGGAGTGCTAACCTACTGTACCTGGGTACCCTTTGTCTTTGGGCTTCCTGGCAAAGCCTCATCCTGGGGAGAACTTTCCGCTCCACCTGCCTGGGACATCAGGCTGCAacaaggtgctgctgctcttgccttGTGCTCCCTTCTGTTCTCGCCTGGCATTGCAGAGGTCCTAACACGAATGATTCCCCAAGTGGGATGCTCCCGCCTATGGATCATGCTTTCTCCCAGAAGAAGGGAGTTGTTTTGCCATTCCAGTTACCTGAATGCCCCTCCTCTCCAGCGGGAACAGAGCTCCTTTGTAAGATGCTGCGAGAGTTCCTTTCGAGAGAGCGTCAATAAACAAACCTTTCTTTATAATGTGTAAAGTTGGGAGGCACGGGGGGAGGTGAAGGTGAAGGTCCGTGTGCCGACCTGTCTGCAGGGTGAGGGTACGAAACTGGTATTCATCACCCCCCCGAGAAGCATCCCCCTCACGACCTACAGCAGGTACCCAGGCTGAGGGAGGGGGCAGAGCAAGGTGGCAGCACCCTCCAGTCCCTCGAGGATGAGGCAGATGTTCGCCTCTCACCTCACGCCCTGTATCTGGGATGACAGAAGGAAGGTTGCTAATTGTCCTGGAGCACCCCAAATGCCTTTCCTAATGACTGGTGTCACCTCCAGCTTGGAAGGAAATGGGCTGCCTTTCCAGGGAGTTTGATCAGCTCTAGATAATTTGGTTTTGCATAAAATAACAGAAGGGCGAGTGTTCTGTCTCATCCTTTGTTTGGACCATGTCAGGGGTGTTATCAGCTGGCCAGTGCCTCACCGTCTGCAGAGCCTGCAGGTCTACATCTCCCCTCTGTGAGAGAGGGACAGCAAACTGAGggctttggaaaagaaaagaaaaataagcccTGTGTTTCTTATGCGGAGCAAACGCAAAAAGAAAGGACTCACCTTCTTCAGTTTCATGTTGTCCAGGTGGAGTGTCTGCAGGTATCGCCCGAAGGACTGGAAGGCGTTGTCGGGGATGACCTCAATTGGGTTATGAGAAAGCTTGAGTTCCTCCAGCACCCTCAGCTTACTCATTGCATTCACGGGATAGCTGCTCAGCTGGTTCTTGTCCAGGTGGAGGACAGCAAGGTTTTCTACATCCTCCAGGGCCCCGGGCAGGAGGTTGTTGAGGGAGTTGTCGGAGAGGAAGAGCCAACGCAGGTCTTTAGCCCCGTTGAAGGCTCCTGGTTTCAGCTCCCGGATTTTATTGCTGCCCAAGTGCAGGATGAAGAGGTTGAcaagaggggagaggagccctTTGGGTAGGTCTGGGATCTTGTTCTTGTCCAGGTACAGGTAGGTGAGATCAGACAGGTCATCGAATGCTCCTGCCTTTATAACACTGATCTGGTTGTCAGTGAGATAGAGGTAGACCAGGCTCTTGAGCCCCCGGAAGGCTCCGGTCGAGATCTCCTTGATCCGTGAGCTCTGGAGGTGCAGGGACACCAGCTTTTTCATGTCACGGAAGCCGTTGGTTGGCAAGACAGGGAAGTTGTTCTTCTGCAGGTTGAGAAGCCGCGTTTGCTCAGGCACCTTGGGGATCTTCTTCAACCCCGCGTTGTCGCAGATGACGTGCTGCAGGTCTCCGCCGTGACAGTGGCAGCTCGGGGGACATGCCTGCACGATGGAGGTGAAACACACCAGTAGGCTGAGGACATTTAAGAAGAAGCCTGACCGATTCATGGTCAGATCTGGAATTAGTGTGGtgggaagagaagcaggaggaagaggagggaggtggGTGGGGGAGAGAGAAAGTAACTGGGTTTGCAGCATGCTGAACACAGCCCTATTTATAAtgttattaaaaagcaaaatccctTCCCACAAACCGCAGGCAGCAGCCAGTTGGAAGCAACTGGATTTGGGAACTTAGCGTGAGCTTAACCCCTTGGCACCAGGCAGAGAGCGTCCGGTCCTGCCTGGCCCCGCTGCTGAAGCAGAGgcaatttttcctctctgcaacAGGGAGGCAAATGGTCAGGATGACAAACGCAGAACCTGCTCTCTGGGGAACCTCTCTGGTCcctgctgagcccagcagggcccagaTTCATCCCTGGAGGGGGAAAACAACTTGTTTTGGTTGAACGGCATAGCAGGGAGCACTGCTGTGCTCCACACCACCTCGTGCTGAAGTTCTCAGCACCCTCCTGGGCTGTGTTTAGCATCAGCTAGTTTGGGGAGAAGCACCTTGTCCTGTTATCACAGAGGAAGGTTTTTAGGAGGTCTTGTCCTGTTGATTTCAAAGGAGTTTGCTGAGCAGGGATGGGAGAAGATGGGAGTGCTATGGGGTCATGCCAATGGCCAACAGTGCTTGAGTTGCTCTTGCAATGCAAAACTTGGGTTGAAGACTTCCGGATCTAGACTGTGCCTGGGAGTTGGCCAAGAAAGGGAGAGCAAAGATAGCCttaatttctgctgtgtttttcctaTGAGCAAACAGAGTGTGACACGTCCAGAGCTGGACGTGGTCAGGAGACCCATGTGAGGGGGTTCTTCTCGGCACGTGGCACCGTGGAGTGGTGGCTGGTGCCTTCCAACAAGGGATGGGGTAGTGGCAGAGCCCACGGGGAAGCGGTGGGATGTGGGTGGCGGGTATGAAATGCTGGACAGTGGTGACCTGCTGCGTGCCCAGCTCAGGTGAGGTGGATGACAATGTCTGTGGCTCTTAAGATGAAACTATGGACAGGGAAAAACGTGGGATGGTGAGGCAGCAGAGCAAGGAAatagctgctggagctgggatTAGGGTCTGCCTTGGCTTCTGTCCTGGGGTGGCAGTTGCAGAGGTGAGTGACAAACACAGGGGACGTCCCTTGCTCTCCCAATATAGAATGTAAAGCAGTTAAAAGCCCAATGCCTGCTTCTGTGAGTGTGAAGAGAGAGATCCAGGGGTTGTGGGGTGGGGTTTGGAAGTGGAACATTTTGAACTGATTTCCAGCCAGTTCCTGGCTGCAGCAAACAGCTGAGAGCCCAGCACATAACTGGGAGCTTGTTGAGTTttctgctcctggggctggctgcagagccccagcgGAGCTTTTGCAGAGGCGAGACGGGCTCGAGAAAGGGAGGAAATCCAAGGGCTGACTTAGGACACAGACTGGCTTATTCACTGAGATTTCTGGGTTTTTCCATTGTTGCGATGAGGAATTAGCCAGCACCGAGCATGCTCCGGATGGTGTTATGCAAACTGCAGCTGTCCATCAGTGTTTTCATTGTGTGACtaatttgaggaagaaaaggggCTTCTGGGGTGTGAATGTAGGTTCAGGGGCAGATGGGGTTTGCTGAACGATGATGTAATGTGGGACCTGGGTGCAAACCGGGCCATGTCAGGTTGCCAAGGGCTGGCAGCCCCGAGGTGCAACGCCCTGCACTGAGCAGCTGGGACCGCACCTCGGCACCtagggctgctcctgcctcatCTCCGCAGAGATGCTCCAGCTGTAGGAGCTCCAGGCTTCTGCCGGAGGGGACCTTCTGCAGGACCTTCTGCAGGACTGCTACTGTAGTTACTGTAGGTTTTAAAACTCTTTGGTCAAAACAATAGTATTTTTGCTTATGCCTGATTCAGTAGGTACCACAGTGGTCACACATGTGCTTTGATCTCTGGAGTAGCCCTTCGAGTGTCTTGGTCAGGACCTTTGAGACAGCAAAAGAGGAGGTGGACAGAAGAACcctgtgttttcctcctttgcctCTCCAGGTTGACCGGGACTGAGAGTGTCCAAGTGTGTGCTGCTCATAAAGCTCAGACAGGGAGCCAGGCGAatgatcagaaaagaaaaaaaatcacctctaAAGCATCATCTAttcactgattatttttttttctctgagcatGTTCAACCACTTTAATCTTACTTGTAATCATTTGATGAACAATTCCTGCGGTTCTGTACCAGCTATACATTGCAAGAGCAACTGATGGGTGAGATTAAAAGTCCAGCCTGTTTCTGCAGGACAGTGAAGCAGCTATCTGCTCCTTCCCCAAGTGCAGCTGATGGCTGATACTTGGCTTTCCCATCACCTTGCAAAAAATACCAGCTACCAACTTACTGCTTCTGCAGAGATTTCTGCTCGTGTGGGTCAGATTGGAGCAAGATGCTGGTGAGGGCCTTGCAAACCCTATCCATAAATACATCCCGCCCAAATGTATTTCTGGAACAAGACCCTTTTCAGAGGTTAAACTGCCTAAACCTCAAACCatcttctcatctttcttcctctgaagaTAAATTTCCCTTTCTTCCACTCTCTATCTCTTTGCTGGCCAAGGCTGCGGGTTTTGGGGGACAGGGATGCCCTCCCCGcagggatgtgtgtgtgttgtggctGGAGTGGGTGGGCTGTGGATGTGGGTAAGACCTGTAGCTTCCTTACGAAGATGCTGTGTTGGAGCTGCCACGATGCTGGAGCAAGGAGGGACAGTGTCCTTGCCCTGAGGGCTCCCACCAGTGCCCGTGGCAGAGGTTTGCTGGACACTGGGTCATTTTTGGTCCCGTGGTGGGGTGGCAGCAGGATGGTGCTCCCGTCTCCTTCTCAGCTCCGTTTCTCCAGGCACATATGTGGAATAAAAGGAAGTTCTTTCCCTTCATGTTTTTTGATTTCTGTGCCTCGGTGAGCACATTCCTGTGGCGGGAGCTGGTTGGCATCTACCACGGCTGGCATCTTGCCCTCGGGCTCCCGGCTGTTTGTGTTTTGAGCTGCTTGCTGACGGGGTCTGCTCTTCCCACACCGGGTTCTGTCCAAAAAACATCCAGCCATCCTCAAAAGCTCGCCTGGGTCCCGCTGGCGGGCGGCTGGCAGCCTGGGAGTGACAATGGCAGCAGTGTCGGTGTTCCCTCTGCCGCGGGGGGACACCGCAGCAAGCTgggtcccctccagcccccgcTACCTTGCAGGTCCCCTGGGACTGGCGCTGCGAGGACATGGCAGAAGAGGCAGGATTATCCTGCCGTCCTCTCTTTCTTAATTGATAAACAGTTCTGCAAACATTCCCAGTGCCTGGTAACTTGCAGATGCTGGACTCCTCTCCTTCTTGGAGGTCTTGTGGGTTaagcaaataaatacagttttcgAAACAGTATAAATATAGATTTGGGGTGTTTCTTTGGTGCTGTGGGTCAGAGCTGTTTTGATACAACATTTGGGATGGTCTTTTCCATGtttaatctttatttctgttactATTGACAATTCTGGCCTATCAAGACAGCTCCATGTTAAACTATTCCATTGCTCGCTTCAGCCTGATTCTGTAGCTTTTAAGGGGCTCCAGGTCTGCTTTTGCACATCGGTGCACGCTAGCACCAGTGTAGCTGGCCTGGAGTTGCAGGCTTTTGATTTTTTGGCTGGAGGTGAAGGCTCAGGCAGCTTggggggtgtcctggggtgcacgTGCTGTCCCCATTTACAGCCTTGCAGAGCTGAGCCCCTGCCTGTGCCTGGCACTGGGAGCAGGGTGGGAGAAGGTGCAAGCTCTTTAGTGTCCCTGGGGGGTGTCCCAAGCGTGGGGCACCCAGCAGGTAGCATTTGAGGAGCCCTGGTGGGTGGGAAACAGGGAGCCCAGAGGGTCTCCAAGGTCTCCCCTCTTCCAGGTGGTACCTGCGTTTTCATGATGTGTGAGTGTCTAGTCGGTGACAGTGGCATCTGGGGCTCTGAGTTCAGACCCCAAttattgtttctattttattttttctatgcTTGGAGTGTCCCCTTTGCTGCGGagtggagctggaggaggtgcGGGGGGTGCATCTCCATccttctgctggttttcttccaCTTTAGCGTGGTCTCCACCCAGTGCTACGTTGCCAGCTTGGCTTCCCGTTGATGTCCACCCACCCTCCCCTGCTGTcccatcccagcagctgctgcgtGATGCTCTTGGCCTCTCCTGTGAagctcctccagccctggctgcccctccccagccctgctgtgtcCCCCCGTGAGGCACCGAACATCCCCCCAGCTCCTTGCTCTGCCCAGGGCCCCTGTCCTCTCTGAAGAACCTTGgggatttctttcctttgcagaaCACCACCCGCCCCTGCTTGACTTCTGACTTTCCCAAATGCTCCCCAGCCAGGAGTTGTCCCTGTTCCCAAAGCGGAAAATCAGCTCCACTTGGTGCCAACTTCCCTGCTTGGCCAAAGTGAGacctcc
This window encodes:
- the CHAD gene encoding chondroadherin, which gives rise to MNRSGFFLNVLSLLVCFTSIVQACPPSCHCHGGDLQHVICDNAGLKKIPKVPEQTRLLNLQKNNFPVLPTNGFRDMKKLVSLHLQSSRIKEISTGAFRGLKSLVYLYLTDNQISVIKAGAFDDLSDLTYLYLDKNKIPDLPKGLLSPLVNLFILHLGSNKIRELKPGAFNGAKDLRWLFLSDNSLNNLLPGALEDVENLAVLHLDKNQLSSYPVNAMSKLRVLEELKLSHNPIEVIPDNAFQSFGRYLQTLHLDNMKLKKFADNAFAGVTALKTAHLENNRLTQLPRNFPFDKMETLTLSRNAWHCNCQLAHLRKWLKGNRTRTDETCSTPAQYRGQSIRDTPALRTCKLPTKRSRKGSRH